Proteins from a genomic interval of Phycisphaerae bacterium RAS1:
- the dapB gene encoding 4-hydroxy-tetrahydrodipicolinate reductase: MTPVRVAIAGCTGRMGRALVRLASADAGLRVVGAVTIESDALLGTDASVAAGGEALGVAISASLAAPADVVIEFTTPAGCRAWAEWCAARGVALVSGTTGLSDADRAAMADAARRCPLLWAANMSVGVNLLLALVKQAAARLDESWDIEISEAHHRHKADAPSGTAKALLEAVCEGRQRRAADVARFGRGPDSGKRGAGEIGLHALRLGEIVGDHDVHFCAGGELLTLSHRALSRDTFAAGALRAAKWLAGRPAGAYSMRDVLGL, encoded by the coding sequence ATGACGCCGGTGCGCGTGGCAATCGCCGGCTGCACGGGGCGCATGGGGCGGGCGCTTGTGCGGCTGGCGTCGGCGGATGCGGGGCTGCGCGTGGTGGGGGCGGTGACAATTGAATCAGACGCTCTTCTGGGAACGGACGCGAGCGTGGCCGCCGGCGGGGAGGCGCTGGGAGTGGCGATTTCCGCGTCGCTCGCGGCGCCGGCGGACGTCGTGATCGAGTTTACGACGCCGGCGGGCTGCCGGGCGTGGGCGGAGTGGTGCGCGGCGCGGGGCGTGGCGCTGGTGAGCGGGACGACCGGGCTGAGCGATGCGGATCGGGCGGCTATGGCGGACGCGGCGCGACGGTGTCCGCTGCTGTGGGCGGCGAACATGAGCGTGGGAGTGAATCTGCTGCTGGCACTGGTGAAGCAGGCGGCGGCGCGGCTGGACGAATCGTGGGACATCGAGATCAGTGAGGCGCATCACCGGCACAAGGCCGACGCGCCCAGCGGCACGGCCAAGGCGCTGCTGGAGGCGGTCTGCGAAGGGCGGCAACGGCGCGCAGCGGACGTGGCGCGGTTCGGGCGCGGGCCGGACAGCGGCAAGCGCGGCGCGGGCGAGATCGGCCTGCACGCGCTACGATTGGGAGAGATCGTCGGCGACCACGACGTGCATTTCTGTGCCGGCGGCGAATTGCTGACGCTCTCGCATCGGGCGCTGTCGCGCGACACGTTCGCGGCCGGGGCGCTGCGCGCGGCAAAGTGGCTGGCCGGCCGGCCGGCCGGCGCCTATTCGATGAGGGACGTGCTCGGACTGTGA
- the yvyI gene encoding putative mannose-6-phosphate isomerase YvyI: MSLAPPMPVVFAPLLKEKPWGGCELARLFHKSLPDGKRIGESWELVSLPSDESRVARGPHAGRTISELVQEWGAKLLGGREASSEGPALPGAELIDGRFPLLIKFLDAREHLSVQVHPKQSRAAGAFQPGVKNEAWYVVDAAPGAEIFVGLRRGVTAADVARAANTPELAEMLQRRPVKPGQCYYLPSGVVHALGAGIVVAEVQTPSDITYRLYDWQRVDERGRPRELHIEQALANLLIEVPEDAIVQPRSHVAGAFATVTRLVRCERFLIDHVRLSAGLSQAAPLGEMAVWIVLRGEGVLSRAQWQCEFRAGDTLLLPADDAETRVETISDVSLLEVKVPLNTSLAGLPHPPHEIDDPPLGGVRLAQL, from the coding sequence GTGAGTCTCGCCCCGCCCATGCCGGTGGTGTTCGCGCCGCTACTCAAGGAAAAACCCTGGGGCGGGTGCGAACTGGCACGTCTGTTTCACAAATCGCTTCCCGACGGAAAGCGGATCGGCGAGTCGTGGGAGCTGGTCAGCCTGCCGAGTGATGAATCGCGCGTGGCCCGCGGCCCGCACGCTGGCCGCACAATTTCTGAGCTCGTCCAGGAGTGGGGGGCGAAGCTGCTCGGCGGCCGCGAAGCATCGTCCGAGGGCCCGGCACTCCCGGGCGCGGAGCTGATCGACGGCCGCTTTCCGTTGCTGATCAAGTTCCTGGACGCCCGTGAGCATCTCAGCGTGCAGGTGCATCCGAAACAGTCGCGTGCGGCCGGCGCGTTTCAGCCGGGCGTCAAGAACGAGGCGTGGTATGTCGTCGACGCCGCGCCGGGCGCGGAGATTTTCGTTGGGTTGCGCCGCGGCGTAACGGCGGCCGACGTGGCCCGCGCCGCCAACACGCCCGAACTGGCTGAGATGCTCCAGCGCCGGCCGGTGAAGCCGGGCCAGTGCTACTACTTGCCCAGCGGCGTCGTGCATGCGCTGGGCGCCGGGATCGTCGTAGCCGAGGTGCAGACGCCGTCGGACATCACGTACCGATTGTACGACTGGCAGCGCGTCGACGAGCGCGGCCGGCCGCGCGAGCTGCACATCGAACAGGCCCTGGCGAACCTGCTCATCGAAGTTCCGGAAGACGCGATTGTCCAGCCGCGCTCGCACGTCGCCGGCGCCTTTGCGACCGTGACCCGGCTGGTCCGCTGCGAGCGGTTTCTGATCGATCACGTCCGGCTCTCGGCCGGCCTGTCGCAGGCGGCGCCGCTCGGAGAAATGGCGGTCTGGATCGTGCTGCGCGGCGAGGGTGTGCTGAGTCGGGCGCAGTGGCAGTGCGAGTTTCGCGCCGGCGACACGCTTCTCCTTCCGGCCGACGACGCGGAAACACGCGTCGAGACCATCAGCGACGTGTCGCTTCTTGAAGTCAAGGTGCCGCTGAACACGTCTTTGGCCGGCCTGCCGCACCCGCCGCACGAAATTGACGATCCGCCGCTCGGCGGCGTCCGCCTGGCCCAGCTCTAA
- the comEA gene encoding ComE operon protein 1 → MNVDRDAEVNDGVSAARQIVGAPAAHSPRRSAQVALLAILGASQLWSVGALVGNAPDAPQADQRALLAAVRFGVDPNTASADELMLLPGIGPKLAQSIIEYREGCGRHPAFLQAEDLDPIPRIGPATIQKIAPLLSFPGATGAAGREASGS, encoded by the coding sequence ATGAACGTTGATCGAGACGCGGAGGTCAACGACGGCGTCTCCGCGGCGCGTCAAATCGTGGGCGCGCCTGCGGCCCACTCGCCGCGCCGCAGCGCGCAGGTCGCTCTGCTCGCGATTCTCGGTGCATCACAATTGTGGTCCGTGGGCGCCCTCGTCGGCAATGCTCCGGACGCGCCGCAAGCGGATCAACGCGCACTGCTTGCGGCGGTGCGGTTTGGCGTCGACCCGAATACCGCCAGCGCCGACGAACTGATGCTCCTGCCCGGAATTGGCCCGAAACTCGCGCAGAGTATTATTGAATACCGCGAGGGCTGCGGGCGCCATCCGGCGTTTCTTCAAGCCGAGGACCTCGACCCCATCCCACGCATCGGTCCGGCGACAATCCAGAAGATCGCGCCGCTGCTGTCGTTTCCAGGTGCGACGGGCGCCGCCGGCCGCGAGGCGTCCGGTTCGTGA
- the kpsU gene encoding 3-deoxy-manno-octulosonate cytidylyltransferase, translating into MQVLAVIPARYGSSRYPGKPLLRQTGKFLIQHVYERAQAAARVDRVLVATDDERIRAAVESFGGMAVMTRADHPSGTDRIAEVARKHDGPPDQIILNVQGDEPEIDPAHLDRLVDRMEADALAPIATLACPFAADGDPRDPNSVKVVCNRAGRALYFSRSLLPYPRDAGGQVADPAGWLLHLGVYAYRRSFLLEMAGWRPTTLEQTEKLEQLRVLEHGHAIAVEIVERAAVGIDTPADYERFLERYSVSQRTN; encoded by the coding sequence ATGCAGGTTCTGGCCGTCATCCCCGCCCGCTACGGTTCGTCGCGCTACCCCGGAAAACCTCTCCTTCGCCAGACCGGCAAATTTCTGATTCAACATGTGTACGAACGGGCGCAGGCAGCCGCTCGCGTTGACCGCGTTCTGGTTGCGACTGACGACGAGCGCATCCGCGCGGCGGTGGAGAGCTTCGGCGGAATGGCGGTGATGACGCGCGCCGACCACCCCAGCGGCACGGACCGTATCGCCGAGGTCGCGCGCAAGCACGACGGCCCGCCGGATCAGATCATCCTTAACGTGCAGGGGGACGAGCCGGAGATTGACCCGGCGCACCTGGATCGGTTGGTGGACCGGATGGAGGCGGACGCGCTCGCGCCGATTGCGACGCTGGCGTGCCCCTTCGCGGCCGACGGCGACCCGCGCGATCCAAACAGCGTGAAGGTGGTCTGCAATCGCGCCGGTCGGGCGCTGTATTTTTCCCGTTCGCTGTTACCATATCCGCGTGACGCCGGCGGGCAGGTTGCTGACCCCGCCGGCTGGCTGCTGCATCTCGGAGTTTACGCCTATCGCCGGTCCTTTCTATTGGAAATGGCCGGCTGGCGTCCTACGACGCTGGAACAGACGGAAAAGCTTGAGCAGCTTCGCGTGTTGGAACATGGGCACGCGATCGCGGTGGAGATTGTTGAGCGTGCGGCGGTCGGCATTGACACGCCGGCGGATTATGAGCGGTTCTTAGAGCGTTATTCGGTTTCGCAGCGTACTAATTGA
- the pyrG gene encoding CTP synthase, giving the protein MDNYSLLNTIRDQSGETEFYLPLPAGYKPGSTKYVVVFGTVMSGLGKGIFSSSLAKCLQDKSLSVAPIKLEGYLNIDAGTLNPFRHGEVFVLDDGTECDMDLGTYERALDMNVTQLNFCTSGQIYRRVLERERVGGYLGRDVQMIPHVTGEVKNRLRELAVATRAEVVFVEIGGTVGDVENAHYIEAMRQLAFEEGPRSVCFVALTYVLEPTILGEQKSKAAQLGIRRLMECGVQPHIIACRAQNPVTRKVREKIALFSNVPPERVFSMHDCESVYQIPEMLRGAGYDKAVIEWLQLEGQVDEAAERTARDTWSQYISRLKNAPRSINIGVTGKYTAVRDAYASIIKALEHAGSQLGCKVQLQWIDTSELSDANVADALAEVQGIIVPGAFGTRGAEGKIACLKHARTTGLPCLGICYGFQMAVIEFARNVCGLDDANSTEIETECRHPVISLLPEQKKIEGLGGTMRLGGQDVVVKPGTMAARMFGQRARLRFRHRYEVDPRYLPQLEAGGMVFSGRSPRAEIMNILELPEAMHPFYVGTQAHPELTSRPLRPQPMFLGLVHAALRRAFADYTQPLVYRDLEAPDGMLSMHPA; this is encoded by the coding sequence ATGGACAACTACTCGCTGCTGAACACCATTCGCGACCAGTCGGGTGAGACCGAGTTCTACCTGCCGCTTCCCGCCGGGTATAAGCCCGGCAGCACAAAGTACGTCGTCGTCTTCGGCACGGTGATGAGCGGGCTGGGCAAGGGCATCTTCAGCTCGTCGCTGGCCAAGTGCCTTCAGGACAAAAGCCTGTCGGTCGCCCCCATCAAGCTTGAAGGCTACCTGAACATCGACGCCGGTACGCTCAATCCGTTCCGTCACGGCGAGGTTTTCGTGCTCGACGACGGGACCGAGTGCGACATGGACCTGGGCACGTACGAGCGCGCCCTGGACATGAACGTCACGCAGCTCAATTTCTGCACCAGCGGCCAGATTTACCGCCGCGTGCTGGAGCGCGAGCGCGTCGGCGGCTACCTGGGCCGCGACGTGCAGATGATCCCGCATGTGACCGGCGAAGTGAAAAACCGGCTGCGCGAGCTGGCGGTCGCCACGCGCGCGGAAGTGGTGTTCGTGGAAATCGGCGGCACGGTGGGGGACGTGGAAAACGCGCACTATATCGAGGCGATGCGGCAGCTCGCGTTTGAGGAGGGGCCGCGCAGCGTGTGCTTTGTCGCGCTGACGTACGTGCTTGAGCCCACGATCCTCGGCGAGCAGAAGAGCAAGGCGGCGCAGCTCGGCATCCGCCGGCTGATGGAGTGCGGCGTGCAGCCGCACATCATCGCCTGCCGGGCGCAGAATCCCGTGACGCGGAAAGTGCGCGAGAAGATCGCGCTGTTTTCAAACGTCCCGCCGGAGCGGGTCTTCAGCATGCACGACTGCGAGAGCGTCTACCAGATTCCGGAGATGCTGCGCGGCGCGGGCTACGACAAGGCCGTGATCGAGTGGCTCCAACTGGAGGGGCAGGTGGACGAGGCGGCCGAACGCACGGCGCGCGACACATGGTCCCAGTACATCAGCCGGCTCAAAAACGCGCCGCGCTCGATCAACATCGGCGTCACGGGCAAATACACAGCCGTCCGCGACGCGTACGCGAGCATCATCAAGGCCCTGGAACACGCCGGTTCGCAGTTGGGCTGCAAGGTCCAGCTTCAGTGGATCGACACCTCGGAGCTGAGCGACGCCAACGTCGCCGACGCGCTGGCGGAGGTTCAGGGCATCATCGTTCCCGGCGCGTTCGGTACGCGCGGGGCGGAAGGCAAAATCGCCTGCCTGAAGCACGCTCGAACGACCGGCCTGCCGTGCCTGGGCATCTGTTACGGCTTCCAGATGGCGGTGATCGAATTCGCCCGCAACGTGTGCGGTCTGGACGACGCCAATTCCACGGAAATCGAAACGGAATGCCGCCACCCGGTCATCAGCCTGCTGCCCGAGCAGAAGAAGATCGAAGGCCTGGGCGGAACGATGCGCCTGGGCGGGCAGGATGTGGTCGTGAAACCCGGCACGATGGCCGCGCGCATGTTCGGCCAGCGCGCCCGGCTGCGCTTCCGCCATCGCTACGAAGTCGATCCGCGCTACCTGCCGCAGCTTGAGGCCGGCGGAATGGTCTTCTCCGGGCGCTCACCGCGGGCGGAGATCATGAATATTCTTGAGCTGCCCGAGGCGATGCACCCGTTTTACGTCGGAACGCAGGCCCACCCGGAACTCACCAGCCGGCCGCTGCGACCGCAGCCGATGTTCCTCGGGCTGGTGCACGCGGCGCTGCGCCGCGCATTTGCCGATTACACCCAGCCCCTGGTCTACCGTGATCTGGAGGCGCCGGACGGGATGCTGTCGATGCACCCGGCCTAG
- a CDS encoding Transposase DDE domain protein, translating to MTECNGQGLLFSSLGRQKIVGDFAGGRLTTDAGGLLLREVDRRVGLVEALAGCLTDPRDPAKIVHAQRTMLAQRIFGIALGYEDLNDHATLRSDPLFAVLAEQTPDAAAPLASAPTLCRLENRVDRKALGRLAAALVGQFIASYDAPPAELVLDFDATHDPLHGKQDGRFFHGFYDCYCFLPLYVFCGDRLLVSYLRPSNIDAALHSAAILKLLVTRLRQVWPAVRIIVRGDSGFCRWLLMHYLCTDTTGQNVLGLARNKTLEKQVAPWMAAAQAQFEAANQKVRNFHEFEYAAQTWDRARRVIVKAEHLPQGPNVRFVVTNLIDRRPQQIYDDLYTQRGEMENRIKEQQLMLFADRTSCHAFIANQFRLLLSSAAYVLVEHLRRTALLDTELAQAQTDTIRLRLFKVAARIVTSVRRVVLHLSSAYPLHELFARILARLRTGPPRRPAPA from the coding sequence GTGACAGAGTGTAACGGCCAGGGGTTGCTGTTTTCCAGTCTGGGGCGGCAGAAGATTGTGGGCGATTTTGCGGGTGGGCGGCTCACGACGGATGCGGGCGGGTTGCTGCTGCGGGAAGTGGATCGGCGTGTGGGCCTGGTCGAGGCGCTGGCCGGGTGTCTGACTGATCCGCGTGATCCGGCGAAGATTGTGCATGCGCAGCGGACGATGTTGGCGCAGCGGATTTTCGGCATCGCGCTGGGCTACGAAGATCTGAACGATCACGCCACGCTGCGCAGCGATCCGCTGTTTGCGGTTCTGGCCGAGCAGACGCCTGACGCCGCGGCGCCGCTGGCCAGCGCGCCGACGCTGTGCCGGCTGGAGAATCGCGTCGATCGCAAAGCGCTGGGGCGTCTGGCGGCGGCGCTGGTCGGGCAGTTCATCGCGTCGTATGACGCGCCCCCGGCGGAACTGGTGCTGGACTTCGACGCCACGCACGACCCGCTGCATGGCAAACAGGACGGCCGCTTCTTTCACGGCTTTTACGACTGCTACTGCTTTTTGCCGCTGTACGTGTTCTGCGGCGATCGGCTGCTGGTCAGCTATCTGCGGCCCAGCAACATCGATGCGGCTCTGCACAGCGCCGCGATTCTCAAGCTGCTGGTGACGCGGCTGCGGCAGGTCTGGCCGGCGGTGCGGATCATCGTGCGCGGCGATTCGGGCTTCTGCCGCTGGCTGCTGATGCACTACCTGTGCACCGACACGACGGGGCAGAACGTGCTGGGCCTGGCGCGCAACAAAACGCTCGAAAAACAGGTCGCACCGTGGATGGCGGCGGCCCAGGCACAATTCGAGGCCGCGAATCAGAAGGTGCGCAACTTCCACGAATTCGAGTACGCCGCGCAGACCTGGGATCGCGCGCGGCGCGTGATCGTGAAGGCCGAACATCTGCCGCAAGGCCCGAACGTCCGCTTCGTGGTCACCAACCTCATCGATCGCCGTCCGCAGCAGATCTACGACGACCTCTACACGCAGCGCGGCGAGATGGAGAATCGCATCAAGGAGCAGCAGCTCATGCTGTTCGCCGACCGAACCAGCTGCCACGCGTTCATCGCCAATCAATTCCGGCTGCTGCTGTCGAGCGCCGCCTACGTGCTGGTCGAGCACCTGCGCCGCACCGCGCTGCTCGACACCGAACTGGCGCAGGCCCAGACCGACACCATCCGGCTCAGGCTCTTCAAGGTCGCCGCGCGGATCGTCACCAGCGTTCGGCGAGTCGTGCTGCACCTGTCGAGCGCCTATCCCCTGCACGAACTATTCGCCCGCATCCTCGCCCGCCTACGCACCGGCCCGCCCCGGCGACCCGCCCCGGCGTAG
- the aprE gene encoding M-protease precursor — MKHARARMQSWLPALAFIGLCAASAAPADDRDESYRYYYYKLPSWLELDTSRLAIFWDPQTHPPGYTADLSDFGISPAELVPAALPGWYFADVATKGCPAKEVESLVSAVADSGLVDFISPIFFDLADEPVFVTRDIFVGFNDDVSEGRALKLISVHIGGPILYKDWGGIAGVYRVRSLERSGFAVLNQANELARVPDVRFAEPDLAVTGRFDACIPNDPGFALQWGLNQENDIDVDALEAWAVTNGVAGVKVLILDVGVQQNHPDINQLPGHDFVSSGSGGPVTACDNHGTQVAGVVSALMNTLGGVGVAPGCKVVSARIGASSPAVPPCGSGFTTTFGILASGINYSLTCGARVTNSSFSTSSSAVVSSAYQNTRNNGVIHFASAGNNGQAALSFPASLGSVNAVAAVTPAGVRASFSQYGPGLDFCAPGQGIYTTDRSGADGGAPGDTITLDGTSLASPFAAGVAALTLSAAPYASVMDVEAAMRAGCRDLGPVGEDTEYGSGLVSAYAAQLAFVPPPQPPAPFSLDSPYDGESDAPQKPMLIWQASGGAQSYFVELDDDAAFRNPEISAVVNSPWLTLSAPLEQDRAYYWRVVAENCAGQTSAGPAAFLTLVDCNHNQSPDALDIATGLSADCNHNSCPDDCDFQTQVRAASLDLTPINRNKPQSFSFAARPATSDVTLRFEAYADLNLSSEFVTVRLNEATLGNIFAAGAADCASPPSQATLIVPAATFNAAVSDGVAMLQLIPSAAMDEFCPNPSWISAVATYDGLPVSFDANGDGVPDECQPGTTRGDLNCDAVVDVLDINPFVLALLDPAAYAAAYPDCDASLADINGDGTPNVLDINPFITLIIGSSEIPSPRPGGFGSR, encoded by the coding sequence ATGAAACACGCCCGTGCAAGGATGCAGTCGTGGTTGCCTGCGCTCGCCTTCATCGGCCTGTGCGCCGCGAGCGCGGCGCCGGCCGACGATCGCGACGAGTCCTACCGCTACTACTACTACAAGTTGCCGTCCTGGCTCGAGCTTGACACGTCGCGCCTGGCGATCTTCTGGGATCCGCAGACGCACCCGCCCGGCTACACCGCCGACCTCTCGGACTTCGGCATTTCGCCGGCGGAGCTCGTGCCGGCGGCGCTGCCCGGATGGTACTTTGCCGACGTGGCGACCAAGGGGTGCCCTGCAAAGGAAGTCGAGTCCCTGGTCAGCGCCGTCGCGGATTCGGGCCTGGTTGACTTCATCTCACCGATCTTCTTCGACCTGGCCGACGAGCCGGTCTTCGTCACGCGCGACATCTTCGTCGGCTTCAACGACGACGTCAGCGAAGGCCGCGCCCTGAAGCTGATCAGCGTCCACATCGGCGGGCCGATTCTGTACAAGGACTGGGGCGGCATCGCCGGCGTCTACCGCGTCCGAAGCCTGGAGCGCAGTGGTTTTGCAGTGCTCAATCAGGCCAACGAGCTGGCGCGCGTTCCGGACGTTCGCTTCGCCGAGCCCGATCTGGCGGTGACCGGGCGTTTCGACGCCTGTATCCCGAACGATCCGGGCTTCGCCCTACAGTGGGGCCTGAACCAGGAAAACGACATCGACGTGGACGCCCTGGAAGCCTGGGCCGTGACCAACGGCGTCGCCGGCGTCAAAGTGCTGATTCTCGACGTCGGCGTGCAGCAGAATCACCCGGACATTAACCAGTTGCCCGGCCACGACTTCGTCAGCTCCGGCAGCGGCGGGCCGGTCACCGCCTGCGACAACCACGGCACGCAGGTCGCCGGCGTGGTCTCGGCCCTCATGAACACGCTGGGAGGCGTCGGCGTGGCGCCCGGCTGCAAGGTGGTCTCCGCCCGCATCGGCGCCTCCTCGCCTGCCGTTCCGCCCTGCGGCAGCGGCTTCACGACCACCTTCGGCATTCTCGCCTCGGGAATTAACTACTCGCTCACGTGCGGGGCGCGCGTCACGAACTCCAGCTTCAGCACCAGCTCATCCGCGGTCGTGAGCAGCGCGTATCAAAACACGCGGAATAACGGCGTGATCCACTTTGCGTCCGCCGGAAACAACGGGCAGGCGGCGCTCTCGTTTCCGGCCAGCCTCGGCTCCGTCAACGCTGTCGCGGCCGTGACGCCCGCCGGCGTTCGCGCGAGCTTCAGCCAGTATGGTCCCGGCCTGGATTTCTGCGCCCCGGGTCAGGGCATCTACACCACCGACCGCAGCGGCGCCGACGGCGGCGCCCCGGGAGACACAATTACTCTGGACGGCACGTCGCTGGCTTCGCCGTTCGCCGCCGGAGTCGCCGCGCTGACGCTTTCCGCCGCGCCGTATGCAAGCGTCATGGACGTCGAGGCGGCCATGCGCGCCGGCTGCCGCGACCTGGGTCCGGTCGGGGAGGACACGGAGTACGGCAGCGGCCTGGTCAGCGCCTACGCGGCACAGCTTGCGTTCGTGCCGCCGCCCCAGCCGCCGGCGCCCTTTTCGCTCGACAGCCCCTATGACGGCGAGTCGGACGCTCCGCAGAAGCCAATGCTGATCTGGCAGGCGTCCGGGGGCGCGCAGAGTTATTTCGTCGAACTCGACGATGACGCGGCTTTCCGCAACCCGGAAATCTCCGCCGTCGTAAACTCTCCCTGGCTGACGCTCTCGGCCCCACTCGAACAGGATCGCGCCTACTACTGGCGCGTGGTCGCGGAGAACTGCGCCGGCCAGACCAGCGCCGGGCCGGCCGCCTTTCTGACGCTGGTCGACTGCAACCACAACCAGTCGCCCGACGCGCTGGATATTGCCACGGGCCTCAGCGCGGACTGCAACCATAACAGTTGCCCGGACGACTGCGATTTCCAGACGCAGGTGCGGGCCGCATCGCTGGACTTGACGCCCATCAACCGCAACAAGCCTCAGAGTTTCTCGTTCGCCGCCCGGCCGGCCACGAGCGATGTCACCCTGCGCTTCGAGGCCTACGCCGACCTCAATCTATCGAGCGAGTTTGTCACCGTTCGCCTGAATGAGGCGACCCTGGGCAACATCTTCGCAGCCGGTGCAGCCGACTGTGCTTCGCCGCCGTCGCAGGCGACGCTGATCGTCCCCGCGGCCACCTTCAATGCGGCCGTGTCCGACGGCGTCGCGATGCTGCAGCTCATTCCGTCCGCCGCGATGGATGAATTCTGCCCGAATCCCTCCTGGATTTCGGCCGTCGCGACCTACGACGGCCTGCCGGTCAGCTTCGACGCCAACGGCGACGGCGTTCCGGACGAGTGTCAGCCGGGGACAACGCGCGGCGATTTGAACTGCGATGCGGTCGTGGACGTGCTCGACATCAATCCGTTCGTGCTGGCGCTGCTCGACCCCGCGGCGTACGCCGCCGCGTATCCGGATTGCGACGCGTCGCTGGCGGACATCAACGGCGACGGAACGCCCAATGTGCTGGACATCAACCCGTTCATCACCTTGATCATCGGCAGCAGCGAAATCCCAAGCCCGCGGCCCGGCGGCTTCGGCTCGCGCTGA